GTGTATAAGCAATATCATGAAACAACTTATGAATTACAACATTCTTAAACTTTGTTTTGAGGTTTTGCCTTAGGTGATAAATGCACACACCATGACTTGCATTAGGAAACACTTTTTATATAACTTTTCCAATGTTGTTGTCATGATGATTTGAAACTACCATGAGATAATCAACATGTCTAATCACTTCATGCAATTTTGTGATGAACCAATCCCAAGAAGTGTAATTTTCATAATCaccaattttgaaacatgaggtatatttgattattgttaTCCTTATATGCTGTAACAAACAAAGTTCCCAAGTACTTTgcttttagaaatattttatcaattgtAATTATAGGTCTTATTGGTGTATGAAACTTAAAAAAGCATGCACCAAGAGtgataaaaaatacttaaattaaTTGTCATCATCAATAACTATATCAACAAtggtattataatttttatttttatttttattttgctctaAGACATAACACTATGATAACAAAAACACTATAGGACTCTTGATGATCTTCTAATATAACTTATAACAAATTCTCTTGCTCTTTATGCCTTACCATAACTTATCCACCACCATATTTGTTCTGAATATCAGCTATAATGTCTTTTGGTCAATATTAATGATCAATCCcttgatatatttttcttatgtttttgcTAATCAACCAACTACTTGCATGATAATGATCATGAGATATCATGTCCAAGCTACATGTGTGTCTTGaatgatatttctttatttcaaatatattataatttccCAACTTAATTGATTGTGCGAAGTTGCTTGCATTCTTTATTGACACATCCAACAGGCAATAACTTAGTCAAagattttaatgttttgacGTGAAACTTCTTTTTAAAGCTATTATGCATAACTTCTTTTGCAATTCtttcttattaaaatatattaggTGCCCTTTTATATGGTCCTTACAAGTTTCAATAGCACCAACTATAGATGGTTTTCCTTGTGCTTAATTTGTTCtacattaattttatattctattGTTGCATCTTctattaaatcattttacatCAATTAGCTATCAATGGTAGGATTGACATTTATCCCACCATTTTCATCatctttgttcatatttaagTCATGATAATCAAAACAATTAAGTGGATAATAGCTCATATTCAATTTATTAAGATCAGTTAAAAGGTTTACTACTGTTTATGAATATTGAGTCTCCATTGATTTCTTTCTCAACCCGAAATAATGTATAACATACAAAATTAGTGTTGACGATTGATTCATACCCATGGTTGTCACTTCTCTTGTCTATTATGATACATAATGAAACTAGTAAATTACCATCAATGCAATTTGAACAAATGAAAGATTTCATATCCATTATATCTTAGTTATATAGGAGTTGTTggcaatgatgaaaatatcgttgatattttgtttattaGAGCACCTTGACACGATAAGTAGGGGTGGATTGTTGATGGGGagaaatttcaaaactttttttcctatttatcaTTGTTTTATCAATGAAATACCAATATTTTACCGATTCTTTGACATTATCACCAAATTTTCAGGTGCCATGATAGTATCGCTaccattttcccatttttaaaTGTCAAAATTGTTTACCTTTTTGTGGGCTtggccatatatatatatatattcatttggcCTATTTATTGTTTcttctatcatatttttttttttagttttccttGACattccatgagttttgatccATTTTTATctcatcaacattttttattaaatttttcattgatatttctcgatatattcgtaaaatcaaTATGTCCTTaaaaactgatattttcatctttggttAATGGTATATTGGCATTGGATACATACTTCATAAAAAGATGATGTTCtgtttaatctatttttaaaatgtgaCAAATGATCCTCAATAATTTTTCATACATTGTAGTCTTCTTAATCTTGATACCCTTACCTTTGTTGTCACCTCGCGTATCAGGTGGTCCAAGTTACTGCTAGATGGATGAacacgcgattctcaacacacaaagggttcttgattcagtggtcATACCTacaaaaaggcatccggacagggtgtccggacgcaccctccgatggttttgttagccatggtgagaaagAGGAATGTAAATCAGTTGgctttttactaggtatcaagaggttaccaggagatccccttcttcttcgtgcgaaggcatatatatacagctgcAGGGGTACTGTttctctcattaatggtgaggagatattttatgttgtgatgatgacaataggtgtcaGTAGGAGCATTATCACCCTACGAACGACTGTtagaaaccatggtaggtgatgcggctgtcagagatcgtgggaaggtgatcatgtagaatgatcgtgggaaatGACTTGctatcacttcatcttgtcttctcattctgcaggtgacaagatgtgggccatggctgcctgttgtgattgcgtgtaagactcgctttactttgattgaccatccagacgatttatatccggatggctcatgctgattatccggatgtgttgtggagactatccggatgtctatgctctgccagcgtcgtttgctcttccttggataggagaagatgaaacgtcgtttgcctttccttgaggcggtccggataggataactgtaccatgcatatccttaggggaatccggacgataatggtccggctgataacacgtgccacacgtcactatgagctgcgtgccacgtgtttcccaaggggaggggtccctacattgcccccctttttaacttgcctattttgcccaaaaaatgggcgggttaaaaataactggcttttgaaaattgaagaggtcccttcgtctgactgggccacgtggcgagtgggggtgcggaagccaaaaagacatttatgacgagccgccgaccctgtgtatccccaggcaatatgtcgtttcaatgataacacggctgtcctgctataaatagggcacTGTACCTCTTTGTGCATCTTTTCCTACTGCATTTTCTTGagagcctttcttcttcttgcttTTTCCTGTGCCCTTTGCTTTTCTGAGAAAAACTTCGAACGACTTCGTTTGTTTGCTGCTGGTGATTTTGTACCGGGACAGTAACCGTTCTTTTTCTTCAGAGCTTTATTTGGTACGTACCTCTTTGCTACTGTCATTCCTTTGGTTGCGTTTGCTGGTTCTTTAAACTTGGTTTCTGGCTTGCTTGGGCATTGTTTTGGACAAGTCGCTTGcaattgttgttgaatgttggtaTTTTGTTGGTGctcggggggggggggggggggtttgaggggtttttctgactgctttgggttagggtttgtgtattttctgactgctttgggttagggtttgtgtattttctgactGCTTGGTTTGAACCGTTGCATTGCTTTTGTATGTAGATTTTGGTTtggctttgtggtaagaaatggctccaaaaaagacTGTTTCATCTGCCGGGGTTAGCGAGGCTGGCGAAAAGGCGATAGACAAATTAGATGTGAAGGAATTCCGGGAGCGATTCTGCATCCCAAATGGCGTATCTATAGACTTGGTGAACGAGGAGGCGGCTATGCCTACTGAGAAAGGTGAAGAAAACGTTATGctcttcacaaaggaacaattcaacgcagggctccggttccctctgccggcgttgttcaaggaattcctccacttcttCCAGATTCCACCCATCTTTATTCATcccaaccttgtccgggtgctgatgggatgcagcatcatcaacatgctgtatagcctcgaccttacgctactggaagtgttctttgtctattccttgaagaaagcaaagaatgatatcttcagtgtgtccgcgcacctgccctcccttcaaatggtgacagagctgccagattcgacaaagggaggggcgaaggggctggtggcGGTTCGGGGTGTATGGGCGGGGCTATCGCAGCGTGCGTCGAGgcatttttctccaaattataccttaaaaattccGGGTAATCTTGTTTTGCGATTCTTTATCCGGATTTTACTTTGCTAACTTTTTGCTGATTTTTCCGGACGGGATTCTTACCTTTTGTTGCTGTTAATGCAGGTctggaattgaggggccacATTGTGGATTGGGTGGGAAAGGCGTCCTTCGCCTGTGTCTGCAAATTATTCGAGATAGATcccaaggagagggcctacaaGACATTGCTTTCCGCGCGAAATTTGATAGCGGTCGTCCGGGAGTcccaggaatatgttatcaatattcTCCCCAGGAAACTGGCAAAGGATGAaatagtgcctggggagcattatactgtgaaggaGCTCCCCCTCTATCAGGAAGCTAAAGAGGCTGATGCTGAGAGACGACGAAAGCTCCTGGAGGATCGAGATCAGAGGAAAAATGAAGGTAATATCCGGAAGGCTCCTGGACAGAAGCGGGGTCCGGATTCTCCTCCAAAGAAAGCTCCAGTAAAAAGGAGGAAGTtggtgaagaagcatgggaaggatgtgaaggaacccactcctcccaaggagtttcctCCTCCGCAAATTACCTATGAgggggaagtaatgatagaggagccagtaaacGCTGCTCCGCATtctatctcaagcggccccGGACGCATGTCGGGGTTGAATCATTCGGGCCCTTCCTTAGCCGCGGTTGCGCGCCTGGCTaacgtggctgaggaagctgcatctatcaaccgtccgggcaaccttaatccggatgctgatgcagctgaaacggccccgttggaggaagcaggggcagaaagccaaagtcagccttccgacgACCCGGATCGTTTGGCCATAGTCCTGGTGAAAGGGTCTCCTCCAAAGAAGCCGCGTTCGACGCGCGATCTACGGTCCGGACTCCTTGGGCGGCTTCAGgagcggcagcaagagattgaagttagctgcgcttctgcccatgacgctcatccggatggaggcgaggtggagatggcAACTGAGACCTCAGCCGCCCCGGTAATAATTCCGGACGAAGATGTGGAGGTCCCGAATCCGGGACAAGAGTTAGCTTCTGTTTCCTCATCTGAGGAGGAACCTGCTGACGATGCAGCTCCTGCTAGCCCTTTCAGTTATGCGGAGTTGGAAGTTAAGTTAAAACAGATTACACCCGACTGGAAAGCCATCAAGCCCTTtgctaagatgtttgatatgatagaaacggtaTACCGTTGTCTTGtgcttttgctttttgactCTTTGTTGGactgatgtgtttgttgtagtaCGATTTATGTCTTTACTTTTCTTGTTTGCGTGTCAGCTGGTGAGGGGCCTCCGCGGCATGGCTCAACAACACGATCTTTTTACTCAGCTGCTGCAGACTGCAGACTATATGAGGACCTTCTCCTCTCGGCgccaagagattgaaaatcagcTGCGTCTGAGAATGGAGGAGGCTGAGGCCAATTTATCCACCATGCGggaggaaaatgaagccctccgaGTGGAGTTGGCTAAGGCGAAGAGTCGAGAAGAATCAACTGCGGGTCGCCTACATGAGGCGGAAGGTGAGGCAGCCCGGCTAAGGGATGAAGTGAGTCAACTCCGGACAGAAGTTtcgaatgaaaagaaacagaaggaagacttgcagctgcgCCTGGATGTGCAAAAAGAAGAACTTGAACGGGAATTTGctgtggaaagggaggaacttgcagcGGATTACCAGCAACAAGTTGATGATACgtttatctttgggtatcgctgctgTATGAAGAAGAACGGTATCAAGTGAGATACCCCTTCGATTCCTCAcggtgaagaaaagaagctctACGAGAAGCCCGCTCCCTGATAGTTtatctctttttgcaatttttctgttgtaatttttccttctgtatttttgtggtccggatgactctttgtaattacatttatccatatcaataaaaacatacttctttctcatttgtaCTTGTGTCTACTTTTTATTGATAgtactgctttaaattggacacattccatggtctgagtaacggagtgtcatctagcttttgtaaatgataggctccattttcgtttgccttagacactatgtagggtccttcccaattggcttggaacTTTCTTGCGCCTACTTCAGcggtattttcaaaaacttttctgagtactagcgtaccattttttaAGTTTCTGGGCTtgacttttcgattgtaatgcgctgataccctttgttgataatctgccatccggatggccgcgctttctctgacttcgtctacccagtccaaatttcttcctagttccCTGTTGGCATCTTCTTGTTTTGCTGCATCggtccggatagtaggaagacctatttcagtgggaatgactgcgtccattccatatgtgagggcgaaaggagtgtttcctgtcggccgtccgggtgtggttcgataggcccacaggacgccgggtagctcctccacccacttccctttggcttgttcaagccttttctttaaggcattgattagaattttgtttgtggcttccgcctgcccattgctttgaggataacgcggcgtggagtatgaattctgGATGTtcagttccgaacagaaattcctgaatgcaatgctgtcaaattgtggaccattgtcagctatgatgatttggggaattccaaagcggcaaacaatgttcttccatacgaatttggtgacatctttatctttgatgcttgcatatgcttcagcttctacccatttaccgaagtaatcagtggcgacaaggaggaatttcttctgggcaggtgctgctgggaggggtcccactatgtccatgccccactgcgcgaaaggccatgggcctgagaCCGATTTCAATGCTGCCgatggcatatgtggaatgggagcgtatctttgacatttatcacatttttggacATATGCCGCCgcgtttttcttcattgttggccaatagtatccttgtgaatgagctctatgtgctagggatcgtcctcccgtatgatttccgcatattccttcatgtaattcagctagcacatactgggcctctgaatgcctaagacagcgaagataaggccctgtgaaggatcgcttgtacaggtgccccccaatcagggtgaaacgggcagcttgcacccggattttgtgcgCTTGTTTAGGATCTTCAGGTAAAGTGCAtgtccggagatattctgcaatatcatgcGTCCATTCTTGATGATCCGTTTGGtttgcctcaatggtgttgcaagtgAAATTTTCTGCGACAGAGGGATTGGCTTGCACATGTATGGGTAGTAAaatggcttctttgatagggagagaggcagctatgccggccaaAGCGTCAGCGTGCCTGTTGTCAGCtcgcttaattttttcgattgtccactcggtgaattgctgtaaggtgcttcttactttggccaagtatcgcgtcatgcgtgagtccttagcctcatattctttctggacaTGTCTTACCACTAGCTGTGAGTCGTtgtagatccggagtttggaaacggatagagcaagggcgaggtccaatccggacaggatggcctcgtattctgcttcattgttagacgcggagaatcccagccggatggcttgctccagatgttccccagttggggattGTAGtaagagcccaactccagagcctgatgagcgtgaggctccgtcaactcgtagtgtccaccactcctgttcacttgattcgtggtgctggttgggtcttcgtgaatattcgagcacgaagtcggccattacttggccttttttggacaatctgggttggaattcgattccaaattcgctcaattcgatggcccattgtagcattcgcccagttaaatctggtttgtgcagaatgctacgaaggggttggtcggttagtacaatcactgggtgggcttgaaaataggggcggagcttttgggcagcgcttcgaagggctaaggttgttagctccatttttgaatatctggtttctacgtctgccAATGCCCTACTGACATAGTAGATGGGcttctgctccttgggtgatGGACAGCGGAATAGCACGGcactgattgcccattctgacaCGGCCAGATACATGTATAATTTCTCTTTCGGGATGGGACTGCTCAAGATGGGCGGTTGCATAAGACAATGTTTAATTCTCTCCAAGGCGTTTTGGCAATTGTCCGTCCACCCGTGCGTTCCAGCTTCTCGTATTgctaagaagaagggtcgcaactcatcagtaaagcgggctatgaaacgtcctaacgcaacgagcttgcctgtgaggcgttgtaactcctttTTGCTCCTAGGAGGAGGTGTctccatgactgctttgacttgatccgggctgacttctatgcctctttgGATGACCATAAATctcagaaatttgccagcactcacgccaaaggcacatttggaaggatttagcttcatgccatactttcgtaagagataaaaaacttcttgtaaatggaagatatgctgctctcgagttttgcttttaaccacgatatcgtcaatgtatacctcgaccgagcggcctatcagaggtttgaagattttagtcatcaatctttgatacgtggccccagcgtttttgagtccgaatggcatgactttgtagcaatagaggccgtgtggcgttatgaatgctgttttttcttcgtcctccggggacatggggatttgatgatatccggagaaggcatccaagaaagagagcatcccctgcccggaagtggaatccacaatctgatctattcgtggcaaggggaaactgtcttttggacacgcattgttgagattggtataatctacacaaactcgccattttccttcttttttgggtaccacgaCTACGTTTGCCAgccaatccggataagaaacttctctgatgaatccggcttcgagCAATTTATCGATCTCGTTCCGGATGAttctttgtctatccgggtggAAGCGCCTAATCCTCTGCCGGACGGGTCTGGCAGTTAAAAAGACGTTAAGCCTGTGAGATGCAATGGAGGGGTGAATTCCCTTCATGTCAGAATGT
This region of Vitis vinifera cultivar Pinot Noir 40024 chromosome 5, ASM3070453v1 genomic DNA includes:
- the LOC132253846 gene encoding uncharacterized protein LOC132253846, whose amino-acid sequence is MAPKKTVSSAGVSEAGEKAIDKLDVKEFRERFCIPNGVSIDLVNEEAAMPTEKGLELRGHIVDWVGKASFACVCKLFEIDPKERAYKTLLSARNLIAVVRESQEYVINILPRKLAKDEIVPGEHYTVKELPLYQEAKEADAERRRKLLEDRDQRKNEGNIRKAPGQKRGPDSPPKKAPVKRRKLVKKHGKDVEMATETSAAPVIIPDEDVEVPNPGQELASVSSSEEEPADDAAPASPFSYAELEVKLKQITPDWKAIKPFAKMFDMIETLVRGLRGMAQQHDLFTQLLQTADYMRTFSSRRQEIENQLRLRMEEAEANLSTMREENEALRVELAKAKSREESTAGRLHEAEGEAARLRDEVSQLRTEVSNEKKQKEDLQLRLDVQKEELEREFAVEREELAADYQQQVDDTFIFGYRCCMKKNGIK